AGTGCAGCAACAGGCGCGGTAGCCCCAACCTGGTGACCCATGTAGCGGGGATTATGAATGTGGATGGAGTTTTCGATGATTTCTCTGAAAAAATCGACAAGCGGCTGATCAGTCAGAATATTTTCCTGCCAGTTTTTTAATTGGTCAGCAGGGGATTTCCATTTCAGTACTTTGCCCTCGCCTTTGACAGCTCCTTCCAGGTGACCGGCAAGCAGGTCAATCAGGTCGTGTCCGAGTGCTCTGAATTTTTCAGGATTGTAGGCTTGTTCGAGTAATCTATCCATGTTGAGATTCTAATTAATGCTCCGTTAAGTTGTGTAATAGAAAAAATTTGTAAAGCAAATTCCCTGCATATTCGCCTGGTAAACAAAAAAAGCAACCCCTGAGTGTTGAGATTGCTTTTTTATCTGATTGGCCATAGATTAAACAGCCATCAGGTCTTTTTCTTTGGCTTCGAAGAGATCGTCCACTTTTTTCACGTATTTGTCTGTCAGTTTCTGGATATCATCTTCGAGTTTTTTTGCTTCATCTTCGGGCAAACCGTCTTTTTTCAGCTGTTTGGCATCGTCGTTGGCGCTGCGGCGGATGTTACGGATGGCAACTTTAGCGTTTTCGGCTTCATTTTTAGCTTGTTTAACCAGGTCGCGCCTGCGCTGCTCGGTGATTGGTGGTACCTGGATGCGCAACACTTCACCATTGTTTTGAGGATTGAACCCTAGATTGGCTGCCATGATGGCTTTTTCCATTACTGATAGCATGTTTTTATCAAATGGCTGTACGACGATTAACCTGCTGTCGGGCGTATTGATATTCGCAGCCTGGTTCAGTGGTGTCAGTGCTCCGTAATAATCGAATCGGACATCTTCGAGCATATCGGGACTGGCTTTACCTGCTCTGATTTTATGAAAATCACGCTCGAGGTGTACAATGGTATTTTCCATTCCCTCTATGGCCTCGTCCAGCACAAATTGACTTTCTTCGTTCATAATGTCACTATTTTAATGTTTGGAATGCAAAAATAATTGTTTATGACAAATGAGATGGAATTTTTATTCAGCCTTTATATGACCTTTATTTTGGTCTCATTTCAGATCCAGCATTATTCTTTACTGACCCTTGTTCCGATATTTCCTTCTTCGAGCACTTTTATCAGGTTTCCCTTCTGATTCATATCAAAAACATGAATGGGCATGTTGTTTTCCTGGCAAAGGGTAAATGCCGTCAGGTCCATCACTTTCAGCTTTTTCACAATGGCTTCATCAAAAGTAAGTTTGTCATACTTAGTGGCGGTTGGATCTTTTTCAGGGTCAGCACTATAAATTCCGTCAACGCGCGTCCCCTTGAGTATAGCATCAGCATGCATCTCAATGGCTCTAAGTGCAGATGCAGTGTCGGTCGTAAAAAAAGGATTTCCGGTACCACCGCTGATTAAAACCACTTTTCCCTCTTTCAGGTAATTGGCCACTCGCTGGCCGCTTGTTTCTTCAACGATAGGCTCGATGGCGAGGCCACCTAGTAGTTTTGTCGGCACACCCATGGCTTCGAGCGTACCCTGAAGGGCCAGGCTGTTGATCACTGTGGCAAGCATCCCCATGTAATCGCCCTGTACCCGGTCAACACCTTTGGCCACACCCTGCATCCCGCGGAAAATGTTACCTCCGCCAATTACAATGGCAATTTGGGCTCCGTGATCAACTGCAGCTTTTACCTCTACAGCATAGTCAGACAACCGGACAGGATCTATGCCATATTGCTGATCACCCATCAGGGCTTCACCACTGAGTTTTAGGAGTATTCTTTTGTATTTCATTACTTTATGATTTTATTGTTGAAAATGAAATTATCGTTTAAACGGATTGACAAGCTTTTGCCTGATAATCAATGTAAAAAAAGAAATTACCACGTAGGTTACCGCAAAATAGATGACCGAAAGCATCAGCGCAAAAAAGAGTAACTGGTTAAAATAGGCGATAAAAGGAACAGTATAAAGCAGAATGTTTTTCAGGTTGCTGAACAACATGCTATAAACCAGTGTAATGAAGAACATCAGCAGAAAAATAAAGAGGAAACCGATTCCCATTTCTTTCAGGTCAGCAGGACTAAGTTCCATGTGGGCTGCAATGGACATTGTCAGGAAAAGAAAGACCCAAAACTGCCAGTTCCCGATATTTTCAGCGTTGAACATACTCACACTCACAGTCCAAAGGCCGTCAAAGATCATTTTCAGGTAAGCAACCACTCCCGCTTCAGCCTGATGAATGGCATAGCTGTCTTTTTGTAACAGGCTGATGATCTCCTTTCCACCGGGAAGCAAGAACTGGAGTAAAGCCAATATGACCAACGCCCCAAAAATGATGGGGCCGGCGCCGATAAAAAAGCTTCCGATCCTGTGATATAAGTTTTTCTTGTTGTAACTGTGCTCCACCAACCCGAGTGTACCATCCTTGGAGTTGGGTGTGAACAGATTAATTTTAGTGATCTTATGACCGAACAGAAGGCAAAACAAGGCATGTCCAAGTTCGTGAACCGGAGCGCCGATCCACGCCGTGAAAAACACCTCGGCACGCAAACCAAGGGTTTTGGCAAAGGTAGTCCGGCTGAATCTCGCAAACAGATAAAGCAACAATCCAAGAATGAACATGAGCCCGAACATCGAAACAGCAATACCGAAGGTGAGCACAAAAGTGCCCCATATCATATCCCATACTTTTGTCAGAAATTCCATAATAGTAATGCTTTAAAATCTATATCCAAGGTTAAAATACCCTAACCATTTGCCACTGTAATCCGAGTGCATGGCTGAAACTTCAATTGGACCAATGGGTGTTTTGACACCCAATGAAATTCCATAACCATTCACTACTCCGTTTTCGGAAAGTAAATCACTTAAATATTCCGAATAAAATCCCAGGTTCCATTTTGCCGTTGCAAAAACATTATTTAAAACTTCGTAACGCAGGTCGATCCGACCACTTAGCGTGTGATTGGCTTTAATCTGCATAAACTCTAAACCCACAAAAGGAAATATTCCGTTCCCGTATTTTTCTGTTAGTCCGCCAAGATAGGATTGATATTTTGGCAGGGTCGCATCTCCATAACTCAATAAAGATCCTCCGTTAAATTGGGGAAGTAAAGTAAATTTATTTCGAAGCGGGATGGCTTGTAAGAACCTAACGTTTGCGAACAACAGAGGATCTGCTTTCTGACCAAGTGTATCATTTACATTGGTTACCAATTTCATTTCCCCAAAGAAATTTCGTCCATATTGCGGGTAGGTTTTCCTGTCGAGATCATCCAACTTAAAATTTAAGAAGAAATTGAGGTTCCATTCTTTGTAATTTTCCACATCGAAGGCAAAGATGTCGGACCGCATATCCGCATATTCCAGTTCCATTCCTCCTCTAAGGGTCGAACGGGTTGAAACATTTGATTGTGTATAGAGTTGACTGACCAAACTCGAAAAGTCGAAGGAGGCTACTTTATCGGAACCTTCAAAAAGTGGCGCATCAAGCGAGAATGCCTTGATATTAATGCCGATTCCTGGCTTCCATCCCCTGTCGATCAGATAGTCGGCATCGAACCCGGAATTGTCTCCAAGGTCAAGACTCAGGCTCAACCGATCATTGGGAAATGCCAGGTTACGAAAGGTTGCGTTGAGTAAAAAAGCTGCTTGCAGATCCGTATTGTAGTTAATTCCTACGCTGAGGTCGGCGCCCGTTTTTTCGCTAACCTGAAGCGTCAACCTGTAACCGCCTCGTTCCAGAGGTGTCAGGTCATAGTAAATGTAGTTGAAACTTTTTGTAGCGTAAAGCATCTCAATATTCTGAATGACCGTCTTCACATCAATGTGACTGGGGACATCAATTTGTAAATGACTGTTGACAAATGTTGGAGCTACCTTTTTTATCCCTTGAATAACAACCTCCTGAATTAAAATGGATTCTAATGGTTTTGCAGGTTCCATATTGTATGGCTCA
Above is a window of Bacteroidales bacterium DNA encoding:
- a CDS encoding patatin-like phospholipase family protein, whose product is MRTSICLPVVLLILMFLPSVVYPQGNEKRPKIGVVLSGGGAKGFAHIGALKVLVEAGVPIDYIGGTSMGGIMGGLFALGYSPDSLEKLVLSQNWMAVLSDEISRRELSMKEKEQDEKYFFTLPIRDKKIQLPAGLVAGQSVFNILSYYGSPAADYTNFSDFPIPFLCIAADIETGESVILNKGHLPKAMRATMAIPTVFSPIEIDGRLLVDGGLVNNFPVQEVLDMGADFIIGIDVQGKYATKEELNSFVKILDQSTAFLRRPLYEKGLELTDLYIKPDMTNFGVSSFTSADTIIKLGEFAAREMLPEIQKLLEELKHYDDFEPYNMEPAKPLESILIQEVVIQGIKKVAPTFVNSHLQIDVPSHIDVKTVIQNIEMLYATKSFNYIYYDLTPLERGGYRLTLQVSEKTGADLSVGINYNTDLQAAFLLNATFRNLAFPNDRLSLSLDLGDNSGFDADYLIDRGWKPGIGINIKAFSLDAPLFEGSDKVASFDFSSLVSQLYTQSNVSTRSTLRGGMELEYADMRSDIFAFDVENYKEWNLNFFLNFKLDDLDRKTYPQYGRNFFGEMKLVTNVNDTLGQKADPLLFANVRFLQAIPLRNKFTLLPQFNGGSLLSYGDATLPKYQSYLGGLTEKYGNGIFPFVGLEFMQIKANHTLSGRIDLRYEVLNNVFATAKWNLGFYSEYLSDLLSENGVVNGYGISLGVKTPIGPIEVSAMHSDYSGKWLGYFNLGYRF
- a CDS encoding UMP kinase — encoded protein: MKYKRILLKLSGEALMGDQQYGIDPVRLSDYAVEVKAAVDHGAQIAIVIGGGNIFRGMQGVAKGVDRVQGDYMGMLATVINSLALQGTLEAMGVPTKLLGGLAIEPIVEETSGQRVANYLKEGKVVLISGGTGNPFFTTDTASALRAIEMHADAILKGTRVDGIYSADPEKDPTATKYDKLTFDEAIVKKLKVMDLTAFTLCQENNMPIHVFDMNQKGNLIKVLEEGNIGTRVSKE
- the frr gene encoding ribosome recycling factor; amino-acid sequence: MNEESQFVLDEAIEGMENTIVHLERDFHKIRAGKASPDMLEDVRFDYYGALTPLNQAANINTPDSRLIVVQPFDKNMLSVMEKAIMAANLGFNPQNNGEVLRIQVPPITEQRRRDLVKQAKNEAENAKVAIRNIRRSANDDAKQLKKDGLPEDEAKKLEDDIQKLTDKYVKKVDDLFEAKEKDLMAV